One Aegilops tauschii subsp. strangulata cultivar AL8/78 chromosome 7, Aet v6.0, whole genome shotgun sequence genomic window carries:
- the LOC109736804 gene encoding cyclic phosphodiesterase: MDLTDQSPEEMYSVWALLPEPVHRRLLGLMAGLRAAHGGAVFEPHATVLGAMRFRRSAAVEALRAAAAGLRPYTARVASIGRYGVNLLLEPTREVMATSDHCRAHFDYQRPAPYVPHLSLLYGDHLTEEEMAAARKKAGEMDKGIFGLQFEISELALYKTDPKDKSLESWELVQLCHLQKK, translated from the exons ATGGACCTCACCGACCAGTCGCCGGAGGAGATGTACTCCGTGTGGGCCCTCCTGCCGGAGCCTGTCCACCGACGCCTTCTCGGCCTCATGGCCGGCCTCCGCGCCGCGCACGGCGGCGCGGTCTTCGAGCCGCACGCCACCGTCCTCGGGGCCATGCGCTTCCGCCGCTCCGCCGCCGTCGAGGCGCTACGAGCCGCGGCGGCCGGCCTCCGCCCATACACCGCCCGCGTCGCCTCCATCGGGCGCTACGGCGTCAACCTCCTCCTCGAACCAACCCGTGAG GTGATGGCCACGAGCGACCACTGCCGCGCCCACTTCGACTACCAGAGACCAGCTC CGTACGTGCCGCATCTGAGCCTCTTGTATGGAGATCACCTAACGGAGGAGGAGATGGcagcggcgaggaagaaggcAGGGGAGATGGACAAGGGAATATTTGGGCTGCAGTTCGAGATATCCGAGCTCGCGCTTTACAAAACGGATCCGAAGGACAAGAGCTTGGAGTCGTGGGAATTGGTTCAACTGTGCCACCTTCAGAAGAAGTGA